A stretch of the Macaca mulatta isolate MMU2019108-1 chromosome 14, T2T-MMU8v2.0, whole genome shotgun sequence genome encodes the following:
- the LOC703648 gene encoding large ribosomal subunit protein eL42, which produces MVNVPKTRRTFCKKYDKHQPHKVTQYKKGKDSLYAPGKRRYDRKQSGYGGHTKLIFWKKAKTTKKIVLRLECVEPNCRSERMLATKRCKHFELGGDKTRKGQVIQF; this is translated from the coding sequence ATGGTGAACGTCCCTAAAACCCGTCGGACGTTCTGTAAGAAGTATGACAAGCACCAGCCCCACAAAGTGACCCAGTACAAGAAGGGCAAGGATTCTCTGTATGCCCCAGGAAAGCGGCGTTATGACAGGAAGCAGAGTGGCTATGGTGGGCACACTAAGCTGATTTTCTGGAAAAAggctaaaactacaaagaagattGTGCTAAGGCTTGAGTGTGTTGAGCCCAACTGCAGATCTGAGAGAATGCTGGCTACTAAAAGATGCAAGCATTTTGAACTGGGAGGAGATAAGACGAGAAAGGGCCAAGTGATCCAATTCTAA